A DNA window from Candidatus Acidiferrales bacterium contains the following coding sequences:
- a CDS encoding alpha/beta hydrolase-fold protein, whose protein sequence is MKNKMKDVVCLTIVFLFSFRPNVLPQGFDHFLNYVNSLPDSNRASVVDSFLLVTRLFPVIENDTVVHFIYCGSAGKVNVPGDMNGWQPKASPMTHVGGTNMWYLTQSYPRDARLEYKYIINDTNWILDPLNPHQAIEGLGPNSELRMPGYVSPPEIEYYSDIPHGSVVDTMWHSTNLSNSRKIVIYLPHGYGTSSDSFPAVYFQDGAEAISLEKAENVMDYLAFHKIIPPVIAVFVPFVNRAPEYAGKDVEAYMKFFVEELVPFVDSNYRTVRKPQGRAVIGASFGGNISLRLGSTYPDIFGNVGAQSSYVDSVNSLRFRSGSKLGLKIYLDLGTYDIPYLIPMVHDFVRVMEARGYDYEFHEYHEGHSWGSWRAHLGNELKFFHGIKTGMIENYLDSGRTCTLEQPGPFKPSGKVVFSLTKAQKVSVTLFNANGKEVRSLFSGSLSAGDHVIQFSKEELQRGVYFYRVQTEDGNFTKKLIIVK, encoded by the coding sequence ATGAAAAATAAAATGAAAGACGTGGTTTGCCTAACAATCGTTTTTCTTTTCTCTTTTCGCCCCAATGTTTTACCCCAAGGTTTCGATCATTTTCTCAACTATGTGAATTCTCTGCCAGATTCCAATCGTGCCTCCGTGGTGGATAGCTTTCTGTTGGTGACGAGATTGTTTCCTGTCATCGAAAATGACACGGTCGTCCACTTCATCTATTGCGGTTCGGCTGGCAAGGTTAATGTCCCTGGCGATATGAACGGCTGGCAGCCTAAAGCTTCGCCGATGACGCACGTCGGCGGAACGAACATGTGGTACCTCACTCAGTCTTATCCGCGAGATGCGAGATTGGAATACAAGTACATCATCAACGATACGAACTGGATTCTTGATCCACTGAACCCCCATCAGGCAATCGAAGGTCTGGGCCCAAACTCCGAACTAAGAATGCCCGGGTACGTTTCGCCGCCTGAGATAGAGTACTACTCTGATATTCCGCATGGCTCTGTGGTCGACACGATGTGGCACAGTACCAACTTGTCGAATTCGAGGAAGATCGTGATTTATCTTCCACACGGATATGGGACTTCGTCAGACAGTTTTCCGGCGGTCTACTTTCAGGACGGCGCGGAGGCTATCTCTTTGGAGAAAGCTGAAAACGTGATGGACTACCTGGCATTTCATAAAATAATACCTCCGGTAATCGCGGTGTTCGTTCCCTTCGTGAACCGTGCCCCGGAATACGCCGGAAAAGACGTCGAAGCATACATGAAATTTTTCGTGGAGGAACTCGTCCCGTTTGTAGATTCGAATTACCGTACGGTCAGGAAACCACAGGGAAGAGCAGTGATTGGGGCATCGTTCGGCGGAAATATTTCGCTCCGGCTCGGTTCCACTTATCCGGACATCTTCGGCAACGTCGGTGCGCAATCGAGCTACGTCGATTCTGTGAATTCATTGCGCTTCAGGTCGGGAAGCAAACTCGGTCTGAAGATTTATCTGGATCTAGGTACTTACGACATTCCGTATTTGATACCGATGGTTCATGATTTCGTTCGCGTCATGGAGGCGCGCGGATATGATTACGAATTTCACGAGTATCATGAAGGGCATAGCTGGGGAAGCTGGCGTGCACACCTGGGGAATGAGCTGAAATTCTTTCACGGAATCAAGACTGGAATGATAGAAAACTATTTGGATTCAGGTCGAACATGCACATTGGAGCAGCCGGGGCCATTTAAACCGTCTGGCAAGGTCGTTTTTTCATTGACAAAAGCACAGAAGGTCAGCGTCACACTGTTCAATGCTAATGGAAAGGAAGTGCGCTCTCTGTTTTCAGGATCACTTTCTGCCGGAGATCATGTGATCCAATTTTCCAAAGAGGAATTGCAGAGAGGTGTATATTTTTACCGCGTTCAGACGGAGGATGGAAATTTTACGAAGAAATTGATCATAGTTAAGTGA